GATCCATCTTTTGGATAAGGTAGTTTTTGATGGTAATGAATACATACCGCCTGAAAGTATATATAATAAGCCGTTCCAGAAATTATTTTTTCTGTAGAATTCGTGACTATAGTTTGTTACTACTTTTAAGTATTCATGTTCATATTCCTTTGCTTCCTGTAAGGTGTAATTTTTTGGAATACCTTTAATAATATCTATGGCGGTTTGATTATAGACTTTAAGTGAATGTTTTTCTATAAAGTCCAATTCAAGCCTACACCTATTGATAATTGGAATGAGTAAGGAAAAAATTTCATCATAAAAGTTACAAATATTTGTTTTCCATGATAATCTTTCTTCTTCCGGTAAAACCTGAATGGCAAGCTGAATAAGCTTTTTGTGGCTCTCTTCAAGTTCATCCATATAAGTTTTGTTTTGCTGCCAGAATATAAGTGAATTGATTCTATTTTTCTTAATAATATTCTCCAGTATATATTCAAACTGAATTCTGACATATTTTATATTATCGCTCAGATCTTCTAAAACAGACTGCCATAGATTATGTTGCCTTAAGCTGCAGTTAGTGCTAAATATCAATCTAGATCTGTTATTGAGTTGCTGTAATTCTCTTAACATTCTAATAATTTCTGTTGCATCCCTTTCCAATGTGATATTGGCATTTCTAATATAGAATAAAGCGACAAACTGTGAGTAATAAGGTCTTCTTGAAACATTTTTTTTATTTCTAAGTCCCAATATACTCTTTGTGTGCTTAGTCAGTTTTTTCATTGGGGTTTTATTAATTATTTTTTAGCTACCAGTCTCTTTTTAAAGGATTTTTGTTGTATTATAAGGGAAATAAGATATTGTCTTAAATCTCTGACCGTGATATTTTTCTCTTTTGCAGAAGAAAATTGTGGAGTTTCATCTAAAAGTTCATACAGCTCAGGAAATTCTCTTTGAATTTCAACCGTTTTCTTCAATATCCTTTTTGTTAAAATTGATATGATATCTACATTATTCATAACCACTTTTTATTATTGTTAATATCATTTTAAAGCGTTTATTTCCTTTTATAGAATGAGATTTATGGGCGGGAATAATAATACATTCACCTTCCTCCATAAAATAAGAAGCTTCGTCTATAATGATTTCCGCTTTACCTTCAATGATTTGTGCAACAGCATCAAAAGGAGAAATTTTTTCGGGTAGTCCTTCTTTGTCATCAAACGATATAGCATTGATATTGCCGGTTAGCTTTTCCAATATTGTTCTGCTGACAACAGAATTCGGAATGTATTCTACAATTTGGCTGGTAATATATACTTTTGATTTCTCAAGGTTTTTATGATTCATCACAGTTTCGTTTAAGCATAAAAAGGGTAGAATTCATTGTAAATAAAAGGGACAGAACTGTCTAATATTCCATCCCTTCTTCCAGTTAAAACTTTTGATAAATATATCTTATCAGAGGTTTAACCGTCCTTGAACAATTTATGAAAGATTAATTTCTTTTATAATATTGAGGACCTCTTCGCGATTTTTTCTTAGTCTGTTTCCGATTCTTCCCAGCATTTCCTTTTCTTTACCTTCTTCAAGCTTCAGGTCGTAATCCGTCAACATTGAAAATTTTTCTTTCAGTTGTTTTGACTGTTCAGTCCAGTTTCCCGAAATTTTAAAAGATTTGTCTCCTTTGTTTTGATTTGTGTCCATAAGGTAGATTTTAGCGTAACTTCATTGTTACAATACAAAGTTGCGTATTTTATAATCTGTTGTATTACAGATTGTTTGTTTTATGTTGCACATATCACACTTAGAAATATCGAAAATTGTTGTTTTTGAATTCCTGAGCTATGAATGTCCATAAAAAGCAGGAAATTGTTCTTGTGATTTTAATGAAATAATGAAGTTGATAATAAGGTTGGAACCTTAAATACTATTCCAATAAACGATTGATCTTTTCGTACCTTGCTGAATAACTGAATTGAATTGGCAATAAATCCTAAGTCCCGGTATATTTATTTCTTTATTGATATTTCTCTAATCTGCTTCGAAATGTTCATAGAAACTGTTTGATAAAAGAAGCCATCAATCTGTTGATTTTTTCCAAAGAACAATTCAATTTTAAAAATTATTAAATGTTTTTATGAATATATAAAAAGATATTTGGGAATGTGGACTTTTTTGATTCCCATTCTGGCGGGACTCTCTTATGTTGGAAATTCTGTTTTTTCTTCAGGGTACTACTCTGTAATTCTTGCTTTATTTTTGATGGGAAGTGTTTTGGCTGCGGTGTATCACTCCGAAGTTATTGCCCACCGTTTGGGTGAACCATTCGGAACTTTACTTCTGGCGTTTGCTATTACGGTTATAGAAGTAGGGCTTATTATTTCTATTATGATGGGAGCAAAAGGGTTAGAAACTATCACCCTTGCCAGAGATACGGTTTTTGCTGCAGTAATGATCATCCTTACAGGAATCATTGGAAGCTGCATTGTAATAGGCTCTTTAAGATATAGAGAGCAAAGCTTTACACTACAGGGGGTAAGTACTGCACTGATTACGCTTACTTCTGTTATTATTTTTGTGCTTATTCTGCCTAATTATACGGTAAGCCATCTCGGAGGTGAGTATACCTCTTTTCAGTTGCTTTTTATTGCTTTGATTTCTTTAGGGCTTTACCTTGGATTCACAATGATCCAAACGCTTAGGCATCGAAGCTTTTTCATTTCTCCCCAAAATAAAATATTCGGAAGCCAGGATGCACAGAATAGTAATGAAATGATTTCCCGAAAGCAGTTGTACACCAGTTGTGTGTTGTTGATCTTATCCTTGGGAATAGTCGTTTTATTGGCAAAGCTTCTTTCAAAGGATGTTGAACATATAGTAGTTTCTGTTGGTGCTCCAAGATCACTTGTAGGTATCATTATTGCCGGTATCGTTCTGCTTCCGGAAGGACTGGCTGCATTCAGAGCTGCAAAAAGTGATGAAATACAAACCTCATTAAACCTAGCCTTTGGTTCTGCCTTGGCTAGTATTGGATTGAGCATTCCTGCCATAGCCATTATATCTGTAATAACTGGTATAAGAATGTCATTAGGGATAGATATTAAATCGACTATACTTTTGGGACTCTCTCTTTTTATCATTACTGTTTCACTGGCGACTGGCCGAACCAATATCATGCAGGGAATTGTACTGCTTGGTATATTTATAATTTATCTTTTCATTACGATTGTACCATAAATTAACATATCTTAAATTAACGCATTAATAGGTCATAATGATAAATAGGCTTATTATTTAGGAAAACAAAGCCTTGCCATAAGATAGCTGACTGCTGATTCCGCTCCCTGATTGAGATTTACATTTTTCTCTTCTAGTCCGTCATAACACCCACCCGTTGCTGGGTTGTAAATGATTTGATGCAAATGATTCTTTCCTAAAAACCAACTAAAGGCATTCCTCATCATCTGTAAGTATTTTTCATTTTTAAAAACCTTGTAGAATGTAGATAATGCCAGTATAGTGTAAGCAACATCAATAGGCTGCTCACCGCCAATTGATTGTGGAATTTTAACCATTTCTTTCTGCATCCATCCTTTGTTTGAAATTACTTTGATCTCTCCCTTAATAAATATCTTGGAAAGCAGAAAACCTGAATGATTCATTGGCAACATGCTTATATATCTCTTCTTTGGTTGTAATCCACGCACATAATAAAGCCTCGGGAAGTAAACTGTTTCCATAGGTTAAGTAGCTTTCAAACCAATGCCAGTCTGTATGCTTTTCGTGCTGATACATTTTTACCAGCCTATTAGCCAGTTTTTTCAATAATGGAATGTTTTTTTCAGATTTCTGATAATGTAACCCTTTGATGATAAAAGCCATCGCACGGGTAGAATGAATGTTCTCTATAAACGGAAGACTTTTTTCAATGATTGTTTCTGCTTCATCAGAGAACTTTTGAGGTAAGATTGTTTTGATGGAAAGAAGATAACCTAGTGCCCAGATAGCCCTCCCATTGGAATCTTCAAGATTGGTCTCATAATTCTGCTGTGCAAATTCCTGGTATTGATTGATGTAATTAAGAAAACTTCCATCAACTTGCTGGCAAAACTTGATCACGTTCAGATAAGTTGAGATTAAGTCAAGATCAGATTCATCTCTGTTCAGCTCATAATGTCTACAAGCCACGATCATGGCACGGGCGTTATCGTCCAAAGTATACCCGGAATTGATATCAGGTTTGTTGATTTTTGAAAACTGGATCAT
The Chryseobacterium sp. W4I1 DNA segment above includes these coding regions:
- a CDS encoding cupin domain-containing protein, with the translated sequence MNHKNLEKSKVYITSQIVEYIPNSVVSRTILEKLTGNINAISFDDKEGLPEKISPFDAVAQIIEGKAEIIIDEASYFMEEGECIIIPAHKSHSIKGNKRFKMILTIIKSGYE
- a CDS encoding calcium:proton antiporter — encoded protein: MWTFLIPILAGLSYVGNSVFSSGYYSVILALFLMGSVLAAVYHSEVIAHRLGEPFGTLLLAFAITVIEVGLIISIMMGAKGLETITLARDTVFAAVMIILTGIIGSCIVIGSLRYREQSFTLQGVSTALITLTSVIIFVLILPNYTVSHLGGEYTSFQLLFIALISLGLYLGFTMIQTLRHRSFFISPQNKIFGSQDAQNSNEMISRKQLYTSCVLLILSLGIVVLLAKLLSKDVEHIVVSVGAPRSLVGIIIAGIVLLPEGLAAFRAAKSDEIQTSLNLAFGSALASIGLSIPAIAIISVITGIRMSLGIDIKSTILLGLSLFIITVSLATGRTNIMQGIVLLGIFIIYLFITIVP